The following coding sequences are from one Streptomyces sp. NBC_01485 window:
- a CDS encoding putative immunity protein, protein MTQSTHTVSGDFDLTMDELRVVARYVVRHAEDVLSVFEQAVPDDPRPRAAIDAAWAFINGAKRTKLQRVTSLDAHRAARSAPSEAARLAARSAGDAASAAYLHPIAQAGQVGHVLRACASAARIGELEAGGDPAIGDALLERSRRRATPVLIDVLCRYPLATATGGSSRVARLMSTLDHSLRPAADGPPGPTAANGADVCGRERTS, encoded by the coding sequence ATGACACAGAGCACGCACACCGTGTCCGGAGACTTCGACCTGACGATGGACGAACTGCGCGTCGTGGCGCGTTACGTGGTTCGGCACGCAGAGGACGTCCTGTCGGTCTTTGAGCAGGCTGTTCCCGATGATCCGCGCCCCCGTGCGGCGATCGACGCGGCCTGGGCGTTCATCAACGGTGCCAAGAGGACGAAATTGCAGCGCGTCACTTCCCTCGACGCTCATCGAGCCGCCCGGTCCGCGCCTTCCGAAGCCGCGCGGCTGGCCGCGCGGTCCGCCGGTGACGCCGCATCGGCCGCATACCTGCACCCCATCGCCCAAGCCGGCCAGGTCGGCCACGTCCTGCGGGCCTGTGCGAGCGCTGCGCGCATCGGGGAGCTGGAGGCAGGCGGTGATCCCGCGATCGGGGATGCCCTGCTGGAACGGTCACGGCGGCGTGCGACGCCGGTGCTCATCGACGTGCTCTGCCGCTACCCGCTCGCGACAGCGACAGGCGGCAGCAGTCGTGTCGCCCGGCTGATGAGCACTCTGGATCATTCCCTGCGCCCGGCGGCTGACGGGCCGCCAGGGCCCACCGCAGCGAATGGCGCCGATGTGTGCGGGAGGGAGCGCACGTCATGA
- a CDS encoding putative immunity protein has translation MILPMVRDPRFVTSRRGGTLTDADHRLLALWAAACAEHVLGLFESAQPGDPRPRQAIEHARAWVRGEVKMMQARAAGGHAMGAARDLRGAARHAAYAAGQAGAVAHVAAHELGAAAYAIKAARAAAPEGESETAGRRECQWQRDQLPDAIRELVIDDQRLRNDICWSVFDC, from the coding sequence ATGATCCTTCCGATGGTGCGTGACCCTCGCTTCGTGACGAGCCGCCGTGGTGGGACTCTCACGGATGCGGATCACCGTCTCCTGGCTCTATGGGCTGCCGCCTGTGCGGAGCACGTTCTTGGCCTCTTCGAGTCGGCCCAGCCCGGGGACCCGAGACCGCGCCAGGCGATCGAGCATGCCCGGGCGTGGGTGCGTGGCGAGGTCAAGATGATGCAGGCGCGCGCGGCGGGCGGCCATGCGATGGGGGCAGCCAGGGACCTGCGCGGGGCAGCACGGCATGCCGCGTACGCCGCCGGCCAGGCCGGGGCCGTCGCCCACGTCGCCGCGCACGAGCTCGGCGCGGCCGCCTACGCGATCAAGGCCGCACGTGCGGCAGCGCCGGAAGGCGAGAGCGAGACCGCTGGACGACGCGAGTGCCAGTGGCAGCGAGATCAGCTCCCGGACGCGATTCGCGAACTCGTAATTGATGACCAGCGGCTGCGCAACGACATCTGCTGGTCGGTGTTCGACTGCTGA